From the genome of Salvia splendens isolate huo1 chromosome 7, SspV2, whole genome shotgun sequence:
CCGATTCCTCTGGCTATAATTAATAgtgaaaataatatttcaaaaattgGTTTGAAAAACTATATGAATTTCCACCGTTGGATAATATTGTTTAAAATGGACGACGACAAATCATTACATGCAGATATAAAACAACTAAAAGTAACAcattttctataataatacaaCATTTGCACGACACCTTATTTTTAGATAATTGTAAATTTGTATAGACTTAGTTTCGATTTCttgaaatatcaaataaaatgacatgaaaaaAAAACTGACTATTTGCTTCAACAACCAAACGTTTTTTCATTAATACCTGAGTGCATGTAAGTTTAGAATTGGCATTACGATTTGtctgaaattaaatgaaaatttcgAGGTCGCATATACACCTCAGCAATTGTCAGTTAGAGCTTAAGTACAAAATTAACATATGGTAAGTAGTATCATTATATAGTAACCTAAACAAATCTAAAAATAGCACTCCTAACTTTTATTCTTGAAAAGATTTAGTAGCCATTTTTGAAACATCAAGCAATAGATTTAGGGTTTGAGGCCAAATCTACATCAATATTGAACGTATaatataattgtatttgtagTAAAAATTAATTGTACTGAATTTTTTTTCCCTCCTCCCAATTTCAAACTCAAATCTAAATTTTATTATCCATCAAAATAgttcataatttttaaattgaGTGCTAAATTTATGTTGGATAAAGTTTATATTCAATATAGTCTCTCTTGAACTATGAACTTAGAATCATTtccaaagataaaaaaaatatttttaaattcattAATACCCAATAAATTCACGATTCGTAGTTTAGATTTACAAAAGTGATTTATATTTTATCCACCtcctaaatttaattatttgggaAAAAGGGAGTAACGAATTTGAATTCTAGATTTGTTTGTTTATACAAAAGTTTTTTATAGATGTAACCAAAGAGACTCcattacaaaatacatatacCAAtgtataactaaatatttgggAGACTTGTTAATTAAGGTATAGGAATCCAAATATGCTCATAGATTTTACTCAATCAATGTGCTAGAGAGACACAACTCGACCAattcatcaaaatcaaatttttgACATAGTAGGATCCTTAATAACAACATTTATAGACTAAAAACACATACACCAATATTCacaaattattttcttaaaacgtATTGAATACTCTTATTAgcggacagagagagtattattgAGTGAGGCGGGACCACTAACGTCGTTTAATTTAGGCATATGATTTGTGTTTTGGTTGATTCTAACTGAGTCTTCCATCAAATAATGCTTTTCTATCTCTAACCCTTTTCTTTATCTAAAAATATCCTACCCAAACCCTCCATTCTTCATCCTTCCTTCTCTCATCACTACACACACCTCTCTCTAGCTAGGCACCATGGTCGGAGAAGTCGAGCACGACATGTGGAACGATGACCAGTCGTGGGCGTTTCCAGTTCTCCCAGTCGAAGACAATGGCGGGAAGACACTGATCGAGAGTGGCAAGGTCTTGACGGGCGCAGAGCAGCTGATGAATGACAGGGGGAAGAAGAGGGCCGGGAATGAGATCGATGAACACGAGCTACATATATGgaccgagagagagaggaggaggaagatgaGGGATATGTTTGCTAGCCTCCATGCTTTGATCCCTAAACTCCACCCCAGGgtaaccctctctctctctccctccaatttactattctctctccaaattcTCTCTAATTCAGTTACACACTCAATGTTATGTCACCATCAATTTCTTTCCATACTAATTCTCATATGATTTGTGTTTGAGGCAATCTTCACTCAATTTCTCAGAACCCTCAAGCATCAATTTTATACAAACTAGTTTTCCTACAACTTAATTCATCCCAGTTTTTATATAGTAGGAATTGAATGGATGTACAATTTACATACTTTTCATGTATactaaacaataaataaaatatttttaattttttacaaaattatcTAGTGAATTTCTTTTTGCAGATGGGATTAGTATTTTTCTGTCCCTCCTCATTAATGAATATTATGTGCATATATAGAAATAACATTAATTAAAAGCACAGAATCCATTTTCTTGACTAATTAAATAAAGATGGTGGTGGataaattacacacacacaaaaaatttaaaatcaagtCAATAATTTGAAAATTGGATGAATGCAGGTAGACAAAACCACCCTAGTTGATGAAGCAGTGGAACACATCAAGAAGATGCAGAAAACCCTCGAAAAACTCGAAAAGCAGAAGGAGAAGAAGCTTAAAGGAGGAAACATCAATCTCGCCAGCTGTGATATTCCCGGCATCACCAGCCAATCACGGGAGGCGTTCATGGCGGATCAAGCATCGACAAGCCAGCAGCCTCAGCCTCCGGTCACTCATTCGGGCCGGGCCAGTTTCACTTCATGGGCTTCTACAAATGTAGTGCTAAATGTGTGTGGGATTGATGCCCATCTCAGCATTGTTTGCAGCCCTACAAAGACCGGGATGATGGCCTATCTCGGGCTTGTGATGGACAACTACAACCTCGACCTCGTCTCTGCCCACATCTCGTCTGATTCCATCTTGCGAAACTACATGGTTCATATCAGGGTAAGTAAGACATTATAAGCTATTCTAACCAATTAGtta
Proteins encoded in this window:
- the LOC121741619 gene encoding transcription factor bHLH95-like, encoding MVGEVEHDMWNDDQSWAFPVLPVEDNGGKTLIESGKVLTGAEQLMNDRGKKRAGNEIDEHELHIWTERERRRKMRDMFASLHALIPKLHPRVDKTTLVDEAVEHIKKMQKTLEKLEKQKEKKLKGGNINLASCDIPGITSQSREAFMADQASTSQQPQPPVTHSGRASFTSWASTNVVLNVCGIDAHLSIVCSPTKTGMMAYLGLVMDNYNLDLVSAHISSDSILRNYMVHIRANGAVQQQLAEGASFHVEETYKKVAAELMLWINS